ACCACCAGAGATCGTAAAGTGCTCATATGAAGCAGCTAGGCGGTCTCTGATCGGAGCTATGATGGCAACGATTACGATCGTTGTTGCGATAAGAACTGCTAGCGCCCTGCGCGCATACCAGGCAAAAAAGAGCACAACACCCGATAGCACACCAAGCCACGGCCCGCGCTTTAGATTAACCAAAAGCGCACACACAAGTAGGGGTAGTTGAAGAGCGCTGAGTAGGGCGATCCTTTGCGCTGTTCCACGAGCGATAAGGGAGGTACGCACCGAGAGCGCGGCAAGGAGAAATGTAGCGATACCTAAGCTGCATGTGATAGCTGGTGTAAATCCAGCCTCGTTACGAAACCCGATAGCCGTGAAAAGGATCGCAAGAAAAGCACCAATGATAGCGCGCTGCGCTGAAAATCTTCTCGTAGCCCCAATAGATACGAAGTACCAGAGCAGCCCCGTTGCAAGAGGGATAGTAAGTGCGAGTTGCCCTGACTCCGTTACCTTTCCCAGGAATAAGCGTGGCAGGGCGTCAGGAAAGGTCGCCTCAAAAAATGAATGAAGCGCCGCCAGCGATTGTCCGGCAATCATTGCCGCCGACGTCTGCAGGAGCGGAGCATTTTGCAGAAAGATCATAATAGTGCATGCAAAAAAGACTAGTGAGATTAGCGAGGGCAGGCTATCGATAAGGCTAATGCCCAGAATTGAGGAGCAGGTGATAGTAAGAAAGAGAAGCCCGAGCGGAACTAAGATCCTTCTTTCATCTGAGGTTAGTTTAAGGGTGTGTGGGTTAACGAACGCCGAAACAAGGCAGATAAGGATTAACGGCACAAGAATAATATAGGCTAGGGAGAGTTTAAGTGGAATTAGAAAGGCCGCAAGCGGGCAGCCTATAGAGAATATAGTTAAACGGGGAGTTGAATCGAAGATCGATAACGATGGTGTTTGAATCGCGATCCGTTCCTGACTAGGTGCGTGGTGCTTTGTCATGCGCTAACTATCTTGGAGGATCTGCCTTTTGCTAGCTCTGGCGTTGCGAGTTGGTAACTAGTCAGCATATTTCAGAAATATTCGCATACGGTAATGACACTCAATAGCCCCTAAGGGGCCGATTTGCGGAGCAAATCGGGGGTGAAAACATTAACTGGTCACAAAATATGCCGTCCCCGATTAGGGGACGACCAATCGAATTACCTATGAAACTTCGCGTTAATCTCAATAGCTTGAATCGCAACATTAAACTACGGTGACCAGTTACGCGAGTTGAGTGCAGGCCAATCAAGCCCTTATTGCGCTATCGATTGAGCTCCCTCGTCCTCCTGTTGATTAAACTCCTCCTGAATCTTCTTAGCAAGTTTGACGGCTTCCTCTGACTTGTTACGGGCGATCACCGATGAGGTTAGCTCCATAAGTCCATCCTCTAAGTTAATGTGGTCGATAGCATCCTTAACTAGCGCGCCATCGGTCGCTGGATTAGGTGAGTTTTCAAGCTCATCGAATACTATTCTAAGTCCAGGAATACCCGCGTTCATAGCTGACTTTACCCACAGGTGTGAGTATGCATTGCGCCGCTCAATAAGCTCTTGAACGTAAGGAAGAGCCTCCTCATCAGGAATAAGCTCAGCAGGTCCGATACCGCTTGCATAATAGCCATCCGGGTCTCCGCGCTCCTCAACATGCTTGCTTAGTAGCTCGACGGCCGTGAGGGTTCCCTGATTCGTTATTGCAGCAACTGATGCCTCACGTAGGGTGTCGTTTGGTGAGACCATCTGATTGGCGAGGTACTTGGTAATTTCAACGTCACCAAGGGCTAGCTCAATAGCCTCAGCATAAATGTCCGCCTCCTCATTTGTGCGCGCCATCTTAATCGATTCTACGAGGGTCTCTATGTTTTCAGGACGACCGCTGATTGCGAGGATCTCAGCAAGGTAAGCACGTTGCTCCTGTGATGTTGCTGGATTGGTCGCCTTCTCTCGAACTGAGGTATAGAACTCTGCGCACCAGGAGCACTCTGCTCCTGGCAGGGTAAACTGTTCAAGGATAGAGTCATTATAGTCCTTGCTTCCATTTAGTACGGCAGCCAGAGCCTCCTCGGCTGATGCATAGGCTTCTGTAGCGGATCTGACCTCTTCAACAGTTTGGGTCTGATCAGTCTGTAGCTGTCCTGCAAGAGGAGCATCTCCTGGCTCTGAGTTACTATCGTTAAGGGCTGTTTTTTGTAGGCCGGGCTGAGTTGTTGAAGCAGAGCTCTCTGTGAGCGTAGATCCCTGAGCACCTGGAGAGGGGGTGAGGCCATCTTCCTGCTTAGAGCGTAAAACCAAAAAACTGGCGACAATAGCAACAAGAACGACGAGTGATATTAGCTTCTTCATAGCTCAACCCTTACTGAACAGATTACAGGATCTTTGAGGACCCTTACGCATACTTAATTAGTTTGGCGTAGATGCTACTATAAAGGAAAGATAGGGGGGAGGGAAAGCCGATATTACATCCTATTTCTCTTGCTATTACATTGGTATGGCTAGACTTTTACTGGAATAGCCCCCTAAAATGGCAACTATTAACCTCACCCCCCTGTATTGAAAGCTGAGGAAAGCGATGGCGCAGGATTTAGGAGCGATATAATGCCGATTAAGGATCCATTCTTACGACGACTGCGAGAGAAGGTTATTATCGCCGATGGTGCCATGGGCACTATGATCCAGCTAGCCGATCCAAGCCCAGATGATTTTGGTGGGCTTGATGGTTGTAATGAATACCTGATCTGCAAGCGGCCCGACATTATCAGGTCAATCCATACGAAGTATCTTGAGGCTGGTGCTGATCTAGTTGAAACCAACACCTTCGGCTCTGCGCGGCTCGTACTAGCCGAGTACGATATCGGAGAGCAGGCGTACGAGATCTCAAAGCTTAATGCGGCAGCAG
This region of Pseudomonadota bacterium genomic DNA includes:
- a CDS encoding O-antigen ligase family protein; translated protein: MTKHHAPSQERIAIQTPSLSIFDSTPRLTIFSIGCPLAAFLIPLKLSLAYIILVPLILICLVSAFVNPHTLKLTSDERRILVPLGLLFLTITCSSILGISLIDSLPSLISLVFFACTIMIFLQNAPLLQTSAAMIAGQSLAALHSFFEATFPDALPRLFLGKVTESGQLALTIPLATGLLWYFVSIGATRRFSAQRAIIGAFLAILFTAIGFRNEAGFTPAITCSLGIATFLLAALSVRTSLIARGTAQRIALLSALQLPLLVCALLVNLKRGPWLGVLSGVVLFFAWYARRALAVLIATTIVIVAIIAPIRDRLAASYEHFTISGGRSTIWRIAADLVAEYPMGIGYHNSGIIRALAPEIPQELKHFHNNLLNIVAETGWIGAGLFIWFIYGLLRTCFTDRRQILFVATGCAIISWQVAGLVEYNVGDSEILILVWMLLGSLLYSRRRSALQPAPTPTT